From a single Kitasatospora sp. NBC_00458 genomic region:
- a CDS encoding GNAT family N-acetyltransferase, which yields MPETTREAAETAADRLTFRPATTADVAALVELVESAYRGEASRAGWTTEADLLEGQRTDVEGVTAAVTHPDGVVLLAERGGELLACCQLERRGEHAYFGMFSVRPGRQGGGVGRSVLEEAERFAGEEWGAAELEMTVIEQRSDLIAWYERRGFHRTGVYSPFPYGDERFGIPLRPDLRFEKLIKALTVR from the coding sequence GTGCCCGAGACCACCCGAGAGGCCGCCGAGACCGCGGCCGACCGCCTCACCTTCCGCCCCGCGACCACGGCCGACGTCGCCGCCCTGGTCGAGCTGGTCGAGTCCGCCTACCGGGGCGAGGCCAGCCGGGCCGGTTGGACCACCGAAGCCGATCTGCTGGAGGGCCAGCGCACCGACGTCGAGGGCGTCACCGCGGCCGTCACCCACCCCGACGGTGTGGTGCTGCTCGCCGAGCGGGGCGGCGAGCTGCTCGCCTGCTGCCAGCTGGAGCGCCGGGGCGAGCACGCCTACTTCGGCATGTTCTCGGTGCGTCCCGGCCGCCAGGGCGGCGGTGTCGGGCGGTCGGTGCTGGAGGAGGCCGAGCGGTTCGCGGGCGAGGAGTGGGGCGCGGCCGAGCTGGAGATGACGGTGATCGAGCAGCGGTCGGACCTGATCGCCTGGTACGAGCGCCGGGGCTTCCATCGGACCGGTGTCTACTCCCCGTTCCCGTACGGCGACGAGCGGTTCGGGATCCCGCTCCGCCCCGACCTGCGGTTCGAGAAGCTGATCAAGGCGCTTACCGTCCGGTAG
- a CDS encoding glycosyltransferase family 2 protein, which yields MSASDTGPRRARRIPGDRPGDGPSRLPSPPDDHELYWYFGPQRRWVLLCATLSYAGATATLGLFALSRPLLWPFLVLTVLNAATWLLSIADGQRSRRFTRDSHDLLVRAWRPALTPGVDLLLPTAGEPLDVLDNAYRHTAAVRWPGRLTVLVLDDADRPEVRELAESYGFEYRARPDRGRFKKAGNLNHGLAEGTGDIIAVLDADFCPRPDFLHHLVPYLDDPNVGIVQSPQCFDTDPGMSWLERAAGATQEIFYRWIQPSRDAQDGTVCCGTNALYRRAALERVGGFAEIDHSEDLYTGLSLARAGWTTRYVPALLAKGMSPTGLPAFISQQYRWCLGSLALVGDPDFRRGPLPRSARLCFWNGILGYLTSAVNVFAVPLPALIMLFFRPDEIAPWQVLPFLPPIWVSLVLLPAMSRTRWRFEVTRVQLLGGLCHVVAIAHALRRRSAEWVPTGAVSGGTSLARAVARIGVGWLGLVIVAGAVGLVRAVSLHGWQPYWALAALLALTTYTMVPLIRALWPLLRGGNGATVADLARPAEDRTAGSDAAELRFGRAESVAVTAVLLLCGLLASGWADPLIF from the coding sequence ATGTCCGCATCCGACACCGGTCCGCGCCGTGCCCGCCGAATACCCGGCGACCGGCCCGGCGACGGACCGTCTCGGCTGCCCAGCCCGCCCGACGACCACGAGCTCTACTGGTACTTCGGACCGCAGCGCCGGTGGGTGCTGCTCTGCGCGACCCTCTCCTACGCCGGCGCCACCGCGACGCTCGGCCTCTTCGCACTCAGCCGGCCGCTGCTCTGGCCGTTCCTGGTGCTCACCGTGCTCAACGCCGCGACCTGGCTGCTCTCCATCGCCGACGGCCAGCGCTCGCGCCGCTTCACCCGTGACTCGCACGACCTGCTGGTCCGGGCCTGGCGACCCGCCCTCACCCCCGGCGTCGACCTGCTGCTGCCCACCGCGGGCGAACCGCTCGACGTCCTGGACAACGCCTACCGGCACACCGCGGCCGTCCGCTGGCCGGGCAGGCTCACCGTCCTGGTCCTCGACGACGCCGACCGGCCCGAGGTGCGCGAACTCGCCGAGTCCTACGGCTTCGAGTACCGGGCCCGCCCCGACCGGGGCCGCTTCAAGAAGGCCGGCAACCTCAACCACGGCCTGGCCGAGGGGACCGGCGACATCATCGCCGTCCTCGACGCCGACTTCTGCCCGCGACCGGACTTCCTGCACCACCTCGTGCCGTACCTCGACGACCCGAACGTCGGCATCGTGCAGAGCCCGCAGTGCTTCGACACCGACCCCGGGATGTCCTGGCTGGAGCGCGCGGCCGGAGCCACCCAGGAGATCTTCTACCGCTGGATCCAGCCCTCCCGGGACGCCCAGGACGGCACCGTCTGCTGCGGCACCAACGCGCTCTACCGGCGCGCCGCGCTCGAACGCGTCGGCGGCTTCGCCGAGATCGACCACAGCGAGGACCTCTACACCGGCCTCTCGCTCGCCCGCGCCGGGTGGACCACCCGGTACGTGCCGGCCCTGCTGGCCAAGGGCATGTCGCCCACCGGCCTGCCCGCGTTCATCAGCCAGCAGTACCGCTGGTGCCTCGGCTCGCTCGCGCTGGTCGGGGACCCCGACTTCCGGCGCGGCCCGCTGCCCCGCTCGGCCCGGCTCTGCTTCTGGAACGGCATCCTCGGCTACCTCACCAGCGCGGTGAACGTCTTCGCCGTCCCGCTGCCGGCGCTGATCATGCTGTTCTTCCGGCCCGACGAGATCGCCCCCTGGCAGGTCCTGCCCTTCCTGCCGCCGATCTGGGTCTCGCTCGTCCTGCTGCCCGCGATGTCCCGCACCCGCTGGCGCTTCGAGGTCACCCGGGTCCAACTCCTCGGCGGGCTCTGCCACGTGGTCGCCATCGCGCACGCGCTCCGCCGGCGCAGCGCCGAGTGGGTCCCCACCGGCGCGGTCTCCGGCGGCACCTCGCTGGCCCGGGCGGTCGCCCGGATCGGCGTCGGCTGGCTCGGCCTCGTCATCGTGGCCGGCGCGGTCGGACTCGTCCGTGCCGTCTCGCTGCACGGCTGGCAGCCGTACTGGGCGCTCGCCGCGCTCCTCGCGCTGACCACCTACACCATGGTTCCGCTGATCAGGGCCCTCTGGCCGCTGCTCCGGGGTGGCAACGGCGCCACCGTCGCGGACCTCGCCCGCCCCGCGGAGGACCGGACCGCCGGATCCGACGCCGCCGAACTGCGCTTCGGCCGGGCCGAGTCGGTCGCCGTCACCGCCGTGCTGCTGCTCTGCGGCCTGCTGGCGTCCGGCTGGGCCGACCCGCTCATCTTCTGA